In Drosophila pseudoobscura strain MV-25-SWS-2005 chromosome 4, UCI_Dpse_MV25, whole genome shotgun sequence, the following proteins share a genomic window:
- the LOC4817343 gene encoding uncharacterized protein isoform X1, whose product MMKPLIGFLLVGLLMCQAQTQPQEVDAAIVEQEAGETDEEHNIEATQNRMAAQVEAVLEHFKQSDPLGLPGVPIPDPIDVPDVKKNMGFGNLDMKEVKAYGLSKFRIDTVDADLKSMKIKGGVQLDEMLVKGKYNLASWISRAQGPFTVILKNVYAEATAFLAVERDGHLTTDRIKIDITFRDMAMDFQNLGFMGSLFQGMVNSAPNLVFDAMKPFMLQEADKQLRSEIDTMIKTSMGDRRLPNSITPLDSAIAEGRKVVRQMGYDPYHLPDMNRTMGVFSVQLSHTWIHGISSFYRVGNITALMANKTVSLVFQVGTQQVTGAGQWEMGLGMMTRVGHVQFTVQHIRATVGVSQSLDTRQRPQITDLQFDMGNIQVRCDGAGTLDYVMEFAVNVVPNLLRYQIMDAIENPIKQRVQEKFNTIDVEQAIKQLAHKYETEGSNFTFDFKI is encoded by the exons ATGATGAAGCCACTGATAGGGTTTTTGCTCGTGGGATTGCTGATGTGCCAGGCACAGACCCAGCCCCAGGAGGTCGACG CAGCTATCGTCGAGCAGGAAGCAGGCGAAACGGATGAAGAACATAACATTGAGGCGACGCAGAATCGCATGGCTGCGCAGGTCGAGGCGGTTCTCGAACACTTCAAGCAGTCGGATCCGTTGGGCCTGCCTGGTGTGCCCATACCCGATCCTATAGACGTGCCCGATGTCAAGAAGAACATGGGCTTCGGCAATCTGGATATGAAGGAGGTGAAGGCCTACGGTCTGTCCAAGTTCCGTATAGACACCGTGGATGCGGACCTAAAGTCGATGAAG ATTAAGGGTGGCGTTCAATTGGATGAGATGTTGGTTAAGGGCAAGTACAATCTGGCCAGCTGGATCTCACGCGCCCAGGGACCCTTTACGGTGATCCTTAAGAATGTGTATGCAGAGGCCACGGCCTTCCTGGCTGTGGAACGTGACGGCCACCTAACCACAGATCGCATCAAGATAGACATTACCTTCAGGGACATGGCAATGGATTTCCAAAACCTTGGTTTCATGGGATCCCTCTTCCAGGGCATGGTCAACTCTGCCCCCAATCTTGTCTTTGATGCGATGAAGCCATTTATGCTGCAGGAGGCCGACAAGCAGCTGCGCAGCGAGATCGATACAATGATCAAAACGAGCATGGGAGATCGCCGTCTGCCGAACTCCATCACGCCCTTGGACAGCGCCATTGCTGAGGGCCGTAAGGTGGTGCGCCAGATGGGCTACGATCCGTATCACCTACCGGACATGAATCGCACTATGGGAGTGTTTAGCGTGCAGCTATCGCACACCTGGATCCACGGCATCTCCAGCTTCTATCGTGTCGGCAACATAACGGCCCTCATGGCCAATAAGACAGTGTCGCTGGTGTTTCAGGTGGGCACCCAGCAGGTGACTGGAGCCGGCCAATGGGAGATGGGGCTGGGCATGATGACCCGTGTCGGTCACGTACAGTTTACTGTGCAACATATTCGCGCCACTGTGGGCGTCAGTCAGTCCCTGGACACCCGACAGCGTCCGCAGATCACCGACCTCCAGTTCGACATGGGCAATATCCAAGTGAGATGCGATGGCGCCGGCACCTTGGACTATGTGATGGAGTTTGCGGTGAATGTGGTGCCCAATTTGCTGCGCTACCAGATCATGGATGCCATCGAGAATCCCATCAAGCAGCGGGTTCAGGAGAAATTCAACACCATCGATGTGGAGCAGGCCATCAAGCAGCTGGCTCACAAGTACGAAACGGAAGGCAGCAACTTTACTTTcgattttaaaatttaa
- the LOC4817343 gene encoding uncharacterized protein isoform X2 — MMKPLIGFLLVGLLMCQAQTQPQEVDAIVEQEAGETDEEHNIEATQNRMAAQVEAVLEHFKQSDPLGLPGVPIPDPIDVPDVKKNMGFGNLDMKEVKAYGLSKFRIDTVDADLKSMKIKGGVQLDEMLVKGKYNLASWISRAQGPFTVILKNVYAEATAFLAVERDGHLTTDRIKIDITFRDMAMDFQNLGFMGSLFQGMVNSAPNLVFDAMKPFMLQEADKQLRSEIDTMIKTSMGDRRLPNSITPLDSAIAEGRKVVRQMGYDPYHLPDMNRTMGVFSVQLSHTWIHGISSFYRVGNITALMANKTVSLVFQVGTQQVTGAGQWEMGLGMMTRVGHVQFTVQHIRATVGVSQSLDTRQRPQITDLQFDMGNIQVRCDGAGTLDYVMEFAVNVVPNLLRYQIMDAIENPIKQRVQEKFNTIDVEQAIKQLAHKYETEGSNFTFDFKI; from the exons ATGATGAAGCCACTGATAGGGTTTTTGCTCGTGGGATTGCTGATGTGCCAGGCACAGACCCAGCCCCAGGAGGTCGACG CTATCGTCGAGCAGGAAGCAGGCGAAACGGATGAAGAACATAACATTGAGGCGACGCAGAATCGCATGGCTGCGCAGGTCGAGGCGGTTCTCGAACACTTCAAGCAGTCGGATCCGTTGGGCCTGCCTGGTGTGCCCATACCCGATCCTATAGACGTGCCCGATGTCAAGAAGAACATGGGCTTCGGCAATCTGGATATGAAGGAGGTGAAGGCCTACGGTCTGTCCAAGTTCCGTATAGACACCGTGGATGCGGACCTAAAGTCGATGAAG ATTAAGGGTGGCGTTCAATTGGATGAGATGTTGGTTAAGGGCAAGTACAATCTGGCCAGCTGGATCTCACGCGCCCAGGGACCCTTTACGGTGATCCTTAAGAATGTGTATGCAGAGGCCACGGCCTTCCTGGCTGTGGAACGTGACGGCCACCTAACCACAGATCGCATCAAGATAGACATTACCTTCAGGGACATGGCAATGGATTTCCAAAACCTTGGTTTCATGGGATCCCTCTTCCAGGGCATGGTCAACTCTGCCCCCAATCTTGTCTTTGATGCGATGAAGCCATTTATGCTGCAGGAGGCCGACAAGCAGCTGCGCAGCGAGATCGATACAATGATCAAAACGAGCATGGGAGATCGCCGTCTGCCGAACTCCATCACGCCCTTGGACAGCGCCATTGCTGAGGGCCGTAAGGTGGTGCGCCAGATGGGCTACGATCCGTATCACCTACCGGACATGAATCGCACTATGGGAGTGTTTAGCGTGCAGCTATCGCACACCTGGATCCACGGCATCTCCAGCTTCTATCGTGTCGGCAACATAACGGCCCTCATGGCCAATAAGACAGTGTCGCTGGTGTTTCAGGTGGGCACCCAGCAGGTGACTGGAGCCGGCCAATGGGAGATGGGGCTGGGCATGATGACCCGTGTCGGTCACGTACAGTTTACTGTGCAACATATTCGCGCCACTGTGGGCGTCAGTCAGTCCCTGGACACCCGACAGCGTCCGCAGATCACCGACCTCCAGTTCGACATGGGCAATATCCAAGTGAGATGCGATGGCGCCGGCACCTTGGACTATGTGATGGAGTTTGCGGTGAATGTGGTGCCCAATTTGCTGCGCTACCAGATCATGGATGCCATCGAGAATCCCATCAAGCAGCGGGTTCAGGAGAAATTCAACACCATCGATGTGGAGCAGGCCATCAAGCAGCTGGCTCACAAGTACGAAACGGAAGGCAGCAACTTTACTTTcgattttaaaatttaa
- the msl-2 gene encoding E3 ubiquitin-protein ligase msl-2 has product MTAQTVYQKVVRLSLRSAVNLSKRRLDELSAGIGELRQLLSCVVCCQLLVDPYVPKGKHCHHYVCRLCIRGRKRLMSRCRQCEDCSDFKTYEENRLMAVQLLCYKTLCVHLLQSSMFTQLAGQFPDLSHVAQFPRIRLPPMTTQEFIREGTNYDDIRETFLPQPDLPFLKNLPLSLPAETPPTTAATTPELPYEQNLPEQLSITDIEMEAAATAEQSQFSHPLPLMPTGSRMGLMAVQPPFILNEGSLSTEAGYTENSWNELEQVDLSDAVSMSSFPNNTTGYAMTYVMPTAASTPFESHPPQALQIGQVVRIEASPQPALLAITTAEVELFPSQKRKIAQLDMDQEQELQNQAVAPASVSQLVLQQEQELQNQAVAPASVSQLVLQQEACLENVSHDAAYLQNIIQDEAYLENVSQEEGYLETVSQESFLESVSQLVIPEIVSQEKSQEMVHQDTIQESVYQEKSQEISSQDVVQESASQDTCAESVTEEIYKEIVIEEVYQESASQEAGTQEQSVIKGIYQEIVRPSASQETASKKTSKEESVAEEIYQEIVRPSASEESERKKTSKEESVAEEIYQEIVRPSASQESASKKTSKEESVTEEIYQEVATPSASQESASKKTSKEESVAEKRYQDVATTNKKASQEKDVVEEIIEEVARTSEEFSEEERLTEELYQAIARTSAPQETSSQATSQGNASSNESYEEVTSSEEELSSSQEYTPTTTTRDKKKDTEINPASSKRSCAITENPFKLKANKAPSPTRIQGPVSNPVPVPVPVPVPAKLSSTKTSVKSSAKTTTKITTTGSSRRSAGKTKEKPPKPICRCGTSGVAVNPKTTCRNTRCPCYKSGNTCTNCHCVGCHNPHKTDFLDSDDEDEEFELENLEPTSLPNPQNEKKSTTTATPTATTTAKATPAPTAKTTATPTATKEVNAEKAASSQGGISLVPLSNLQQSQHPLVLVQNENGEYQGFNIFQGTVPIDPATVGFLRVQLQNNDPKSKVPQYAYVMPHPTLMAADVAPPPAPAPAPEPKPKPKPVSVEQPPAKKFKPAIKRSARLRGFAPRNTIDELVSGGSSAISNSAAGDRLSATDNAHSLFEEIMSGSDGL; this is encoded by the exons ATGACGGCTCAAACTGTTTACCAGAAAGTCGTCAGACTGTCCCTTCGCTCGGCCGTAAATCTGTCCAAGCGGCGCCTGGATGAGCTGAGCGCTGGGATCGGAGAGCTGCGCCAGCTGCTGTCATGTGTGGTGTGCTGCCAACTGCTGGTGGATCCATATGTTCCGAAGGGGAAGCACTGCCATCACTATGTGTGCCGGCTGTGCATAAGAGGACGCAAGCGGCTGATGTCGCGGTGCAGGCAGTGCGAAGACTGCTCCGATTTCAAGACCTACGAGGAGAACCGTCTAATGGCCGTACAGTTGCTCTGCTACAAGACGCTCTGTGTCCATCTGCTGCAGTCTTCGATGTTCACCCAGCTAGCTGGACAGTTTCCGGATTTGAGCCATGTGGCACAGTTTCCGCGCATCAGGCTGCCACCCATGACAACGCAGGAGTTCATCAGGGAAGGGACCAACTATGATGATATACGGGAAACATTTCTACCACAGCCGGATCTGCCCTTCCTGAAGAATCTTCCCTTATCTCTGCCCGCGGAGACTCCGCCCACCACTGCGGCCACAACTCCCGAGCTGCCGTACGAGCAGAACCTTCCCGAGCAGCTGTCCATCACGGATATTGAAATGGAGGCAGCCGCCACCGCAGAGCAGTCTCAATTTTCACATCCGCTGCCCCTAATGCCGACAGGGTCGCGGATGGGTCTAATGGCCGTCCAGCCGCCGTTCATTCTGAACGAAGGCTCCCTGAGCACTGAAGCCGGCTACACGGAGAACAGCTGGAACGAGCTGGAGCAGGTGGATCTATCTGATGCAGTCTCCATGTCCAGCTTCCCCAACAACACAACGGGCTATGCCATGACCTATGTCATGCCCACGGCTGCATCCACTCCCTTCGAATCGCATCCTCCGCAAGCGCTCCAAATTGGTCAAGTGGTGAGAATAGAAGCGTCCCCACAGCCAGCTCTGTTGGCCATAACGACAGCTGAGGTTGAGCTGTTCCCctcccaaaaaagaaagataGCCCAGCTGGATATGgatcaggagcaggagctgcaaAACCAGGCGGTAGCTCCAGCGAGCGTTAGCCAGTTGGTGctccagcaggagcaggagctgcaaAACCAGGCGGTAGCCCCAGCGAGCGTTAGCCAGTTGGTGCTCCAGCAGGAGGCATGTCTGGAAAATGTGAGCCATGACGCAGCATACCTGCAGAATATCATCCAGGATGAGGCATACCTAGAGAATGTCAGCCAGGAGGAGGGATACCTGGAGACCGTGAGCCAGGAATCATTTTTGGAGAGTGTCAGCCAGCTGGTAATTCCGGAGATTGTCAGCCAGGAGAAATCACAAGAGATGGTCCACCAGGATACCATTCAGGAGAGTGTCTACCAGGAGAAATCTCAAGAGATTTCCAGCCAGGATGTAGTGCAGGAAAGTGCCAGCCAGGACACATGTGCAGAGAGTGTCACCGAGGAAATATACAAAGAGATTGTCATTGAAGAGGTATACCAGGAGAGTGCCAGCCAGGAGGCTGGCACGCAGGAGCAGAGTGTCATCAAGGGGATATATCAGGAGATTGTGAGACCCTCCGCATCTCAAGAGACTGCTAGCAAGAAGACGTCGAAGGAGGAGAGTGTTGCCGAGGAGATATATCAAGAGATTGTGAGACCCTCCGCATCtgaagagagtgagaggaaGAAGACGTCGAAGGAGGAGAGTGTTGCCGAGGAAATATATCAAGAGATTGTCAGACCCTCCGCATCTCAAGAGAGTGCCAGCAAGAAGACGTCGAAGGAGGAGAGTGTTACCGAGGAGATATATCAAGAGGTTGCCACACCCTCCGCATCTCAAGAGAGTGCCAGCAAGAAGACGTCGAAGGAGGAGAGTGTTGCCGAGAAGAGATATCAAGATGTTGCCACAACCAACAAGAAGGCATCGCAGGAGAAGGATGTCGTCGAGGAGATAATTGAAGAGGTTGCCAGGACCTCTGAGGAGTTTTCGGAGGAGGAGAGGCTTACCGAGGAGCTATATCAAGCGATTGCCAGAACCTCAGCACCGCAAGAGACTTCCAGCCAGGCGACATCGCAAGGGAATGCCAGCTCGAATGAGTCATATGAAGAGGTGACCTCCTCAGAGGAAGAACTGAGTTCCAGCCAGGAGTACAcaccaaccaccaccaccagagaCAAGAAGAAAGACACGGAAATTAATCCTGCTAGTTCAAAGCGCTCCTGCGCCATAACCGAGAACCCTTTCAAATTGAAAGCAAATAAAGCTCCGTCACCGACACGCATTCAAGGACCAGTTTCTAatcctgtgcctgtgcctgtgcctgtccctgtccctgccaaACTTTCTTCCACCAAAACGTCTGTTAAATCCTCCGCAAAAACAACTACTAAGATTACTACGACGGGGTCATCTCGTAGGAGTGCAGGAAAGACGAAGGAAAAGCCACCGAAGCCCATATGCCGTTGCGGAACCTCTGGAGTGGCTGTCAACCCCAAAACGACCTGTCGCAATACCCGCTGCCCCTGTTACAAGTCCGGCAATACTTGTACAAATTGTCACTGCGTTGGTTGTCATAATCCGCATAAGACGGACTTCCTCGATTCCGatgacgaagacgaagaatTTGAATTGGAAAACTTGGAGCCCACATCTCTCCCCAATCCCCAGAACGAGAAAAAgtctacaacaacagcaacaccaacagcaacaacaacagcaaaggcaacaccagcaccaacagcaaagacaacagcaacaccaacagcaacaaaggagGTAAATGCCGAAAAGGCTGCTAGTTCCCAAGGCGGTATAAGTTTAGTGCCCCTTAGCAATCTTCAACAGTCCCAACATCCTTTGGTTCTCGTTCAGAACGAGAATGGGGAATATCAAG GTTTCAACATCTTCCAAGGCACCGTACCGATTGATCCTGCCACGGTTGGCTTTCTGCGTGTCCAGCTGCAGAATAACGACCCCAAAAGCAAGGTTCCTCAGTATGCGTACGTGATGCCACATCCTACACTTATGGCTGCGGATGTTGCACCtccgccagcgccagcgccagctcccgagccaaaaccaaagccaaagcccgTTTCAGTTGAGCAGCCGCCTGCAAAGAAATTCAAGCCTGCCATCAAAAGGAGTGCTCGTCTACGTGGTTTTGCCCCACGCAATACCATTGATGAGCTGGTCAGTGGTGGCTCCTCCGCCATTAGCAATTCTGCCGCTGGCGACAGATTGTCGGCCACTGACAATGCCCATTCACTGTTCGAGGAGATCATGTCGGGCTCTGATGGTTTATAA
- the LOC4817148 gene encoding protein FAM151B isoform X1 — protein MLFKSIAAALDQSSLSVLCLLLALVSKINGAALNASHYQYYRVEGLEGTQVADLPLGIVVLQDQDMGKTIIRAANLTAIRWAHAVNSQQLLDEALAGDIEFIEADIVLGKLSGGDGDDMPVMAHPPANVSDLTLQAFLNQIKDFNDLHEGNEKGVKLDFKSIDVFEGSLDILDATIPSMSYPIWINADIISGPVDQNKTVPVDPNRFFAGCMRYKQAVLSIGWTTNWGAEFREGEYTKDQCDAMVETLAFNNVLSTGQGITFPVRAGIAANSEEQLHKLVAAVNETNESTLTIWSSDGDYVDIEKLRKLIFGFGVERVYLDVPEELAAKLDLGNAGNGAGTFNSLVSFSFISLCFYAFSSWLKQ, from the exons ATGTTATTCAAGTCCATTGCCGCCGCTCTAGACCAGAGTTCATTGTCGGTGTTATGCCTGCTGCTTG CGCTCGTGTCCAAAATCAATGGCGCGGCTCTGAATGCCAGCCATTATCAGTACTATCGTGTGGAGGGACTGGAGGGAACACAAGTTGCCGATCTGCCTCTTGGTATAGTGGTGCTGCAGGATCAGGACATGGGCAAGACCATAATCAGGGCGGCCAATCTGACCGCCATCCGATGGGCTCATGCGGTCAACAGTCAGCAGTTGCTCGACGAGGCCTTGGCTG GTGACATTGAGTTCATTGAGGCGGACATTGTGCTGGGAAAGCTTtccggcggcgacggcgacgataTGCCCGTGATGGCTCATCCGCCGGCAAATGTCTCCGACTTGACGTTacaggcattcctgaatcaGATCAAAGACTTTAACGACCTTCACGAGGGCAACGAGAAGGGAGTCAAGCTGGATTTCAAGTCCATAGATGTGTTCGAGGGCTCCTTGGACATCCTCGACGCGACCATACCAAGT ATGTCCTATCCCATTTGGATCAATGCTGACATTATCAGTGGCCCCGTGGACCAGAACAAGACCGTGCCCGTAGATCCGAATCGGTTCTTTGCCGGTTGCATGCGGTACAAGCAGGCAGTCCTCTCCATCGGATGGACCACCAACTGGGGAGCCGAATTCCGCGAGGGCGAATACACTAAAGATCAGTGCGACGCAATGGTCGAGACGCTCGCCTTCAACAATGTGCTGTCCACGGGCCAGGGCATTACCTTTCCGGTCCGTGCGGGCATAGCGGCCAATAGCGAAGAGCAACTCCACAAACTGGTGGCCGCTGTCAACGAAACCAACGAGAGCACACTGACCATCTGGTCCTCCGACGGTGACTACGTGGATATAGAAAAGCTGCGTAAGCTTATATTCGGCTTTGGTGTGGAGCGTGTCTACTTGGATGTGCCCGAGGAGCTGGCCGCCAAACTGGACCTGGGCAATGCTGGCAACGGTGCGGGCACCTTCAATTCTCTGGTTAGCTTCAGCTTCATCAGCCTCTGCTTTTATGCATTTTCCAGTTGGTTAAAGCAGTAG
- the LOC4817148 gene encoding protein FAM151B isoform X2: MGKTIIRAANLTAIRWAHAVNSQQLLDEALAGDIEFIEADIVLGKLSGGDGDDMPVMAHPPANVSDLTLQAFLNQIKDFNDLHEGNEKGVKLDFKSIDVFEGSLDILDATIPSMSYPIWINADIISGPVDQNKTVPVDPNRFFAGCMRYKQAVLSIGWTTNWGAEFREGEYTKDQCDAMVETLAFNNVLSTGQGITFPVRAGIAANSEEQLHKLVAAVNETNESTLTIWSSDGDYVDIEKLRKLIFGFGVERVYLDVPEELAAKLDLGNAGNGAGTFNSLVSFSFISLCFYAFSSWLKQ; the protein is encoded by the exons ATGGGCAAGACCATAATCAGGGCGGCCAATCTGACCGCCATCCGATGGGCTCATGCGGTCAACAGTCAGCAGTTGCTCGACGAGGCCTTGGCTG GTGACATTGAGTTCATTGAGGCGGACATTGTGCTGGGAAAGCTTtccggcggcgacggcgacgataTGCCCGTGATGGCTCATCCGCCGGCAAATGTCTCCGACTTGACGTTacaggcattcctgaatcaGATCAAAGACTTTAACGACCTTCACGAGGGCAACGAGAAGGGAGTCAAGCTGGATTTCAAGTCCATAGATGTGTTCGAGGGCTCCTTGGACATCCTCGACGCGACCATACCAAGT ATGTCCTATCCCATTTGGATCAATGCTGACATTATCAGTGGCCCCGTGGACCAGAACAAGACCGTGCCCGTAGATCCGAATCGGTTCTTTGCCGGTTGCATGCGGTACAAGCAGGCAGTCCTCTCCATCGGATGGACCACCAACTGGGGAGCCGAATTCCGCGAGGGCGAATACACTAAAGATCAGTGCGACGCAATGGTCGAGACGCTCGCCTTCAACAATGTGCTGTCCACGGGCCAGGGCATTACCTTTCCGGTCCGTGCGGGCATAGCGGCCAATAGCGAAGAGCAACTCCACAAACTGGTGGCCGCTGTCAACGAAACCAACGAGAGCACACTGACCATCTGGTCCTCCGACGGTGACTACGTGGATATAGAAAAGCTGCGTAAGCTTATATTCGGCTTTGGTGTGGAGCGTGTCTACTTGGATGTGCCCGAGGAGCTGGCCGCCAAACTGGACCTGGGCAATGCTGGCAACGGTGCGGGCACCTTCAATTCTCTGGTTAGCTTCAGCTTCATCAGCCTCTGCTTTTATGCATTTTCCAGTTGGTTAAAGCAGTAG
- the pes gene encoding protein peste codes for MTSHLRYCVRLGIIVLGICSIAGGIYLFRHWIEMFTRMRGKEMALSPTSRSFEGWKISPLPLYFDVYIFNWTNPEDFYVGSGKKPHFQQLGPYRFREKPDKVNIAWHNQNASVSFRKKSVFYFDADGSKGSLTDVVTQVNSVAHSAARRAADSWLGRVSVNMAIRMYDQRITITRSADEWLFKGFEHPFISLGKIIRPDDVPYTRIGFQYPRNGSSEFDGDINMFTGADDISKMGQIYTWNNLTHTGAFPGVCGQVRGSMGEFFPPNLSTNDSVYMYMPKMCRAVPLDYTETVTVHGITAYKYSGTEHAVDNGTLYTDTSCYCVGGKCRPIGVIDIGPCSFNASVFMSFPHFYKGDPSYVEAVEGLKPEKEKHEFFMTLEPNAGVPMDVGGGFQANYYMEPVKGIDIYDKVPSVMLPMMWCEERVRVTEEIAADIALVPLIVLLGQIVTGILLAGGLICTCWYPTRQVTQFCHSDPKAKANALRPLTTFGVNPAAATLPVSQLFRHNTNAGGNERVGVRLLDYRRDSGLQEQQDSSSGSENSPRERLINETSPDVIVR; via the exons GAAATGGCTCTCAGTCCCACCTCACGATCTTTCGAGGGCTGGAAGATCTCACCGCTGCCACTGTACTTCGATGTTTACATTTTCAATTGGACAAATCCGGAGGACTTTTATGTGGGTTCTGGCAAGAAGCCACACTTCCAGCAGTTGGGACCCTATCGGTTTCGGGAGAAGCCCGACAAAGTGAACATTGCCTGGCACAATCAAAACGCTTCCGTGTCGTTCCGCAAGAAGTCTGTCTTCTACTTTGATGCCGATGGCAGCAAAGGCAGTCTCACGGATGTTGTCACGCAAGTGAATTCCGTAGCGCAT TCAGCGGCTAGACGAGCAGCCGACTCATGGCTGGGCAGAGTCAGTGTCAATATGGCCATCAGAATGTATGACCAGCGAATCACCATAACGCGGTCGGCCGATGAGTGGCTCTTCAAGGGCTTCGAGCATCCGTTCATCAGTTTGGGAAAGATTATTCGGCCGGACGATGTGCCATATACCCGTATTGGTTTTCAGTATCCACGAAATGGCAGCTCCGAGTTCGATGGCGATATAAACATGTTCACGGGTGCCGATGATATCTCGAAGATGGGACAGATCTACACGTGGAACAATCTAACGCATACGGGCGCCTTTCCGGGCGTCTGTGGTCAAGTCAGGGGCTCAATGGGAGAGTTCTTTCCCCCCAATTTGAGCACCAACGACAGCGTGTACATGTACATGCCGAAAATGTGTCGTGCCGTGCCCTTGGACTACACGGAAACGGTGACAGTTCATGGGATTACCGCCTACAAATACAGTGGCACCGAGCACGCCGTCGACAATGGCACCCTCTATACGGACACGAGCTGTTATTGCGTCGGCGGCAAGTGCCGGCCCATTGGCGTCATCGATATTGGACCCTGCTCCTTCAATGCCTCGGTGTTTATGTCGTTCCCACATTTCTACAAGGGCGATCCCAGCTATGTGGAAGCGGTGGAGGGCCTGAAGCCGGAGAAGGAAAAGCATGAGTTCTTCATGACGCTGGAGCCGAATGCCGGTGTCCCCATGGATGTGGGCGGCGGCTTCCAGGCCAACTACTACATGGAGCCTGTCAAGGGAATAGA TATCTACGATAAAGTACCAAGCGTCATGCTTCCCATGATGTGGTGCGAGGAGAGGGTTCGCGTTACGGAGGAGATTGCCGCCGATATAGCGCTGGTGCCGCTCATTGTCCTGCTCGGACAGATTGTGACTGGTATACTGTTGGCGGGCGGTCTCATCTGCACCTGCTGGTACCCCACGCGACAGGTGACTCAATTCTGTCACAGTGATCCCAAGGCCAAGGCTAATGCCTTGCGGCCGCTCACCACCTTTGGCGTAAATCCGGCGGCAGCCACATTGCCCGTGTCCCAGTTGTTCCGCCACAACACGAACGCTGGGGGCAACGAACGTGTCGGAGTCCGTCTGCTGGACTATAGGCGAGACTCTGGGCTGCAGGAGCAacaggacagcagcagcggcagcgagaaCTCTCCAAGGGAGCGACTGATCAATGAAACGTCTCCCGATGTGATAGTTAGATAA